The proteins below come from a single Pedobacter aquae genomic window:
- the gluP gene encoding glucose/galactose MFS transporter has translation MYTIGKLTILYFFLVALFIIACGLTILETAANPYASLLGPPEKATQRLNLAQSFNGLAATLAPIIGAKIILTEGLPEEKLALMTPQARELALAAEAATVKMPYFILGSVILVLAVIFFFMKLPEIKEEEKSTSGSSLSVFRHKHLNWAIAAQFFYVGAQVCIFSFFILYATHATGISEMKAAEYAGFGVGMAFMIGRFVGTFFMKFVKPPVLLAIYAVLCMGLSVLAMYITGLTSIYIVIGIAFFMSIMFPTIFSLGIKELGEDTKLGSSFIIMSIVGGAILPLIFGHVSDLYGNIQLGYIVPAFCFFVILIFAVHGHKVSTVKK, from the coding sequence ATTTATACCATCGGCAAACTTACAATCTTATACTTTTTTCTTGTAGCACTTTTTATTATTGCCTGTGGCTTAACCATTTTAGAAACAGCAGCAAACCCTTACGCATCTTTATTGGGGCCACCAGAGAAAGCTACTCAACGTTTAAATTTAGCACAATCTTTTAATGGATTGGCGGCTACTTTAGCACCTATCATTGGGGCTAAAATTATTTTAACAGAAGGTTTGCCCGAAGAAAAATTAGCTTTAATGACGCCGCAAGCAAGAGAATTAGCCCTTGCCGCAGAAGCAGCAACCGTTAAAATGCCTTACTTTATATTAGGCTCTGTTATTTTAGTGCTAGCCGTTATTTTCTTCTTCATGAAACTTCCGGAGATTAAAGAAGAGGAGAAAAGTACTTCTGGTTCTTCTTTATCTGTTTTTAGGCACAAACACCTTAATTGGGCTATAGCAGCACAATTTTTCTATGTTGGAGCGCAAGTTTGTATCTTCAGTTTCTTTATTCTTTATGCTACCCATGCAACCGGAATTTCTGAAATGAAAGCAGCAGAATATGCAGGTTTTGGGGTAGGAATGGCCTTTATGATAGGGCGTTTTGTAGGAACTTTCTTTATGAAATTTGTTAAGCCTCCGGTTTTACTGGCTATTTATGCCGTGTTATGTATGGGCTTAAGTGTTTTAGCTATGTATATCACAGGGTTAACATCTATTTATATTGTTATTGGTATTGCATTTTTTATGTCTATCATGTTCCCAACAATTTTCTCTTTAGGGATAAAAGAATTAGGAGAAGACACTAAGCTAGGAAGTAGTTTCATCATCATGTCTATTGTAGGAGGAGCTATTTTACCTCTAATTTTTGGTCATGTAAGTGATTTATATGGTAATATCCAGCTGGGTTATATTGTACCTGCATTTTGCTTTTTTGTGATTTTAATCTTTGCTGTTCATGGTCATAAAGTTTCAACCGTAAAAAAATGA
- a CDS encoding fumarylacetoacetate hydrolase family protein has product MKLIRYGQAGKEKTGVIINDKRYDTSAFGEDYNEAFFENDGLNRLATFLKENEGNLPEVSASERLGSPVARPSKIVCIGLNYAKHAKETNAPIPAEPILFFKSTTALVGPNDDIIIPKNSVKTDWEVELAFVIGKKASYVEEADAMDYIAGYCLHNDVSEREFQLERGGTWDKGKGCDTFAPIGPWLATKDEVADVNNLRLWLKVNDKIFQDGNTDDLIFSIPKLVSYLSHFMTLLPGDIISTGTPHGVGLGFNPPVYLKPGDVVELGIDGLGTSKQQVKAYQG; this is encoded by the coding sequence ATGAAATTAATAAGATACGGACAAGCAGGAAAAGAAAAAACAGGTGTTATTATTAACGATAAAAGATATGATACATCTGCATTTGGTGAAGATTATAACGAGGCATTTTTTGAAAACGATGGCTTAAATAGATTAGCAACCTTTTTGAAAGAAAATGAAGGTAATTTGCCAGAGGTTTCTGCATCAGAAAGATTAGGTTCGCCTGTAGCAAGACCATCAAAAATAGTTTGTATTGGTTTAAACTATGCTAAACACGCCAAAGAAACAAATGCACCTATTCCGGCAGAGCCTATTTTGTTTTTTAAATCTACCACAGCTTTAGTTGGTCCAAATGATGATATCATCATCCCTAAAAACTCGGTTAAAACAGATTGGGAAGTAGAATTGGCTTTTGTAATTGGTAAAAAAGCAAGCTATGTTGAAGAAGCAGATGCTATGGATTATATTGCTGGTTATTGCTTGCACAATGATGTTAGTGAGCGTGAGTTTCAACTGGAGCGTGGTGGTACTTGGGATAAAGGAAAAGGCTGTGATACATTTGCTCCTATTGGCCCATGGTTAGCTACAAAAGATGAAGTTGCTGATGTAAACAACTTAAGACTTTGGTTAAAAGTAAACGATAAGATATTTCAAGACGGTAATACCGATGATTTAATTTTTAGTATACCTAAACTGGTAAGTTATTTAAGTCATTTCATGACTTTATTGCCTGGGGATATCATCTCGACAGGAACGCCACATGGCGTAGGTTTAGGCTTTAATCCGCCTGTATATTTAAAACCAGGAGATGTTGTAGAGTTGGGTATAGATGGCTTAGGAACTTCTAAGCAACAGGTTAAGGCATATCAAGGCTAA
- a CDS encoding asparagine synthetase B produces MKKNFLLLLLLIFTFKSFAASILIPMDEDQKNHLKAYGLTYWILKNQQEVNWLLNYRGGSFLTNYQTTIEKELKIRGISYEVIADAKVTAIFTEISNPEVNMDIVKLEKTPKIAVYTPKSKLPWDDAVTMVLTYAEIPYDIIYDEEVLNGKLPEYDWLHLHHEDFTGQYGRFWANYRMATWYRDDVQQQETTAKKMGFKKVSQMKLAVATKIRDFCSGGGFLFAMCSGTDSYDIALAAAGTDICESMFDGDPADPQAQQKLNFNNTFAFQNFLLDLNPSNYEFSNIDATSFRNIERTRDFFTLFDFSAKWDVVPAMLTQNHEKVIKGFMGQTTSFNNKTIKPDVLVMGELKAANEARYIHGQFGKGQWTFYGGHDPEDYQHIVGDPPTDLNLYPNSPGYRLILNNILFPAAKKKKQKT; encoded by the coding sequence ATGAAAAAAAACTTCCTCCTTTTATTGCTCCTCATTTTCACTTTTAAAAGCTTTGCAGCTTCTATTCTTATCCCCATGGATGAAGATCAGAAAAACCATTTAAAAGCTTACGGACTTACTTATTGGATTTTAAAAAACCAGCAGGAAGTAAACTGGCTATTAAATTATAGAGGTGGGAGCTTTTTAACCAATTATCAAACCACAATAGAAAAAGAACTCAAAATAAGAGGAATAAGCTATGAAGTTATTGCCGATGCTAAAGTAACAGCCATTTTTACCGAGATATCTAATCCTGAAGTGAATATGGATATCGTAAAACTTGAAAAAACTCCAAAAATTGCTGTTTATACGCCTAAAAGTAAGCTTCCTTGGGACGATGCCGTAACCATGGTTTTAACTTATGCAGAAATTCCTTACGATATTATTTATGATGAAGAGGTCTTAAACGGAAAACTTCCTGAATATGATTGGCTTCACCTACATCACGAAGATTTTACAGGGCAATACGGCAGGTTTTGGGCCAATTACCGCATGGCTACTTGGTACAGAGATGATGTGCAACAGCAAGAAACTACAGCAAAAAAAATGGGCTTTAAAAAAGTATCTCAAATGAAACTAGCTGTAGCTACTAAAATAAGAGATTTTTGCAGTGGAGGAGGTTTTCTATTTGCCATGTGTTCTGGTACTGATAGCTATGATATAGCTTTGGCTGCCGCCGGAACAGATATCTGCGAAAGCATGTTTGATGGCGACCCTGCCGATCCACAGGCTCAGCAAAAACTAAATTTCAATAACACTTTCGCTTTTCAGAATTTCCTATTGGATTTAAATCCATCTAATTACGAGTTTTCAAATATTGATGCTACCAGCTTCAGGAATATAGAAAGAACAAGAGATTTCTTTACGCTATTTGATTTTTCGGCAAAATGGGATGTTGTTCCTGCCATGCTTACTCAAAACCATGAAAAGGTTATCAAAGGTTTTATGGGGCAAACCACTTCTTTTAACAATAAAACCATTAAACCTGATGTATTGGTGATGGGCGAATTAAAAGCTGCAAATGAAGCCCGATACATTCACGGACAGTTTGGAAAAGGACAATGGACTTTCTATGGCGGCCATGATCCAGAAGATTATCAACATATCGTGGGCGATCCGCCAACAGATTTAAATCTTTACCCCAACTCTCCAGGTTACAGGCTTATTCTAAACAATATCCTTTTTCCGGCAGCTAAAAAGAAGAAACAAAAAACTTAA
- a CDS encoding MFS transporter produces the protein MTTSKKGSTNFAFIMITILFFMWGFVHNLDPILIPHLKRAFSLTTLQASLVDSAVFIAYFVVALPAGFLLKKKGYKAGIILGLMLFAVGSYLFIPSANLQSYTFFL, from the coding sequence ATGACAACATCAAAAAAAGGCTCTACCAATTTTGCCTTCATCATGATTACGATTTTGTTTTTCATGTGGGGCTTTGTTCATAATCTAGATCCTATATTAATACCACATTTAAAAAGAGCTTTCAGTTTAACCACTTTACAGGCTTCATTGGTAGACTCGGCTGTGTTTATAGCTTATTTTGTTGTGGCATTACCAGCCGGATTTTTACTCAAGAAAAAAGGCTATAAAGCCGGAATCATCTTAGGCTTAATGTTGTTTGCAGTAGGTTCTTATTTATTTATACCATCGGCAAACTTACAATCTTATACTTTTTTCTTGTAG
- a CDS encoding UxaA family hydrolase, whose protein sequence is MSKKYLQLHSHDNVLVALQDLEKGLTVDFNGNVLTLKEDIPAKHKFYLNTMQPGDEVTMYGVLVGKIQTPVNEGDLMTVNNLKHAAEDYAYREVSYQWEKPDVSKYIDKTFLGYHREDGRVGTANYWLFIPTVFCENRNLDVIKEALHHTLGYAVTDKYKLYTKALREALEAGKDIQNLSLELNAVQPTERLFKNVDGIKFLNHQGGCGGTRQDAELLSKLLASYANHPNVAGVTVLSLGCQHLQTQNFLDDLKRYNPNFNKPLLVFEQQQSKSEEQLIKDAIQQTFLQLVEINKIGRKPAPLSALTVGVKCGGSDGFSGISANPAVGYTADLLVTLGAKVLLAEFPELCGAEQNMIDRCEGKEIAEKFIHLMQTYDAQAHAVGSGFHMNPSPGNIKDGLITDAIKSTGAAKKGGTAPVVDVLDYTEPAVKPGLNLVCTPGNDVEATTGKAASGATLILFTTGLGTPTGNPVCPVIKVATNSGLALRMSDIIDIDTGAIIRGEKSIAEMGEEILDYCIKAASGEIIPKAVGLNQDDFIPWKRGVSL, encoded by the coding sequence ATGAGTAAGAAGTATTTACAGCTTCATTCACATGATAATGTGCTGGTAGCGCTACAAGATTTAGAAAAGGGTTTAACCGTAGATTTTAACGGTAACGTGTTAACCCTTAAAGAGGATATTCCGGCTAAGCATAAATTTTATTTAAATACGATGCAGCCTGGTGATGAGGTAACCATGTACGGTGTTTTAGTTGGTAAAATTCAAACTCCGGTAAATGAAGGAGATTTGATGACTGTAAACAATCTTAAACATGCAGCAGAAGATTATGCTTACAGAGAAGTAAGTTACCAATGGGAAAAACCAGATGTAAGTAAATATATTGATAAGACTTTTTTAGGCTATCATCGTGAAGACGGGCGTGTAGGTACCGCAAATTACTGGTTATTTATACCCACAGTATTCTGTGAAAACAGAAACCTAGATGTTATTAAAGAAGCTTTACACCATACTTTAGGCTATGCTGTAACTGATAAGTATAAACTTTATACAAAAGCTTTAAGAGAGGCTTTAGAAGCAGGTAAAGATATCCAAAACTTATCTTTAGAATTAAATGCCGTACAACCTACAGAACGTTTATTTAAAAATGTTGATGGCATAAAATTCTTAAATCACCAAGGTGGTTGCGGAGGTACCAGACAAGATGCCGAGTTATTGAGTAAGCTTTTAGCCTCTTACGCTAATCATCCAAATGTTGCGGGTGTAACGGTTTTAAGTTTAGGATGCCAGCATCTTCAAACGCAAAACTTTTTAGATGATTTAAAGCGATACAATCCAAATTTCAATAAGCCTTTATTAGTTTTTGAGCAGCAACAAAGTAAAAGCGAGGAGCAACTCATTAAAGATGCCATACAGCAAACTTTCTTGCAATTGGTAGAAATCAATAAAATTGGAAGAAAGCCAGCGCCTCTATCAGCTTTAACTGTAGGTGTTAAATGTGGAGGTAGTGATGGTTTTAGCGGAATTTCCGCTAATCCGGCGGTTGGTTATACCGCAGATTTGTTGGTAACCTTAGGTGCTAAGGTATTATTGGCCGAGTTTCCAGAGTTGTGCGGTGCAGAGCAGAACATGATAGACCGCTGTGAAGGGAAAGAAATTGCAGAAAAGTTTATCCACTTGATGCAAACTTACGATGCACAGGCACATGCCGTAGGTTCTGGTTTTCACATGAATCCATCGCCGGGTAATATAAAAGACGGTTTAATTACCGATGCTATCAAAAGTACCGGAGCAGCAAAAAAAGGAGGTACAGCGCCTGTGGTAGATGTTCTAGATTATACAGAACCAGCAGTTAAACCAGGTTTAAATTTAGTTTGTACACCAGGTAATGATGTTGAGGCTACTACCGGAAAAGCAGCTAGCGGGGCAACCTTAATTTTATTTACTACAGGTTTGGGTACACCCACGGGTAACCCAGTTTGTCCGGTTATTAAAGTTGCTACAAACTCGGGTTTAGCTTTAAGAATGTCTGATATTATTGATATTGATACAGGCGCTATTATTAGAGGAGAGAAAAGCATCGCAGAAATGGGAGAAGAGATTTTAGACTATTGTATCAAAGCTGCTAGCGGCGAAATAATACCAAAGGCGGTAGGTTTAAATCAGGATGATTTTATCCCTTGGAAAAGAGGTGTAAGTTTATAA
- a CDS encoding SDR family NAD(P)-dependent oxidoreductase: MFSLEGKSAVVTGAGSGIGQAIALTFARQGAKVYVLDVNQEQASTTVFKIQEDGGEAFAFACDVTNQQIVKSVFEKIGNINILVNCAGIAHVGNVVNTSEADFDRVYQVNVKGTYNCLHEALPYFTKTQQGVILNVASIAAYVGLNDRFAYSMSKGAVFAMTLSVAKDFIHQNIRCNSISPARVHTPFVDGFIAKNYPGKEQEMFEKLSKSQPIGRMGSVDEIATLALYLCSDEAGFITGNDYPIDGGFIKLNN, translated from the coding sequence GTGTTTTCATTAGAAGGTAAATCAGCCGTTGTAACAGGAGCAGGAAGCGGTATTGGGCAAGCTATAGCGCTAACTTTTGCAAGGCAAGGGGCTAAAGTTTATGTTTTAGATGTTAATCAGGAACAGGCTAGTACAACTGTTTTCAAGATTCAGGAAGACGGCGGGGAAGCATTTGCATTTGCATGCGATGTTACCAATCAGCAAATCGTAAAATCTGTATTTGAAAAAATTGGTAACATTAATATTTTGGTTAATTGTGCCGGTATTGCTCATGTTGGTAATGTGGTAAACACTAGCGAAGCAGATTTTGATCGCGTTTATCAAGTAAACGTAAAAGGAACATATAACTGTTTACATGAGGCTTTGCCTTATTTCACCAAAACACAACAGGGTGTTATCTTAAATGTAGCCTCTATTGCGGCTTATGTAGGTTTAAATGATAGATTTGCTTATAGCATGAGTAAAGGAGCTGTTTTTGCCATGACTTTAAGTGTTGCTAAAGACTTTATTCATCAAAATATCAGATGTAATTCTATATCCCCGGCAAGGGTACACACTCCTTTTGTTGATGGTTTTATAGCTAAAAATTATCCTGGTAAAGAACAAGAGATGTTCGAGAAATTATCTAAATCTCAGCCTATAGGCAGAATGGGTAGTGTTGATGAAATTGCTACATTAGCATTATACTTATGTAGTGATGAAGCTGGTTTTATTACTGGTAATGATTATCCTATAGATGGTGGATTTATAAAATTGAATAACTAA
- a CDS encoding DUF4861 family protein: MPKVSGFQPYQTDGPTWENDKVGYRHYLDGRHAKDLFGKLQAEISPENVGLTDKMEVVDNYHVMEKWGRDILPVGNSVGIGGIAISTKNGFKRIGSIATDTLYPVKKTKCRILTEGPIYSQLQIKHHQARLNNKNFKIKEKPAIWASSYAYENQINVSSKHKTDENLMIGLPKVVTDVALDEIRTKNWIALYTYDKQSYNKENVIGIAIVVPTKHFIKSGKIPDTEKLSNSYFAELSLKNTKESISYFALGCWEYSNTQFKTKSGFETYLNSFLRGLNADVRVNILD; encoded by the coding sequence TTGCCTAAAGTTAGTGGCTTTCAGCCTTACCAAACAGACGGACCAACTTGGGAGAACGATAAAGTAGGTTACCGCCATTATTTAGATGGTAGACATGCTAAGGATTTGTTTGGAAAATTACAAGCGGAAATTTCACCCGAAAATGTGGGTTTAACTGATAAAATGGAAGTGGTAGATAATTATCATGTCATGGAAAAATGGGGCAGAGATATACTGCCTGTGGGAAATTCTGTTGGCATTGGTGGTATTGCCATAAGCACTAAAAATGGTTTTAAAAGAATAGGTAGTATTGCTACCGATACCCTTTATCCTGTCAAAAAAACTAAATGTAGAATTTTAACAGAAGGCCCTATTTACAGCCAATTACAGATTAAGCATCATCAAGCTCGACTAAACAATAAAAACTTCAAAATAAAAGAAAAACCCGCTATTTGGGCATCAAGCTATGCTTATGAAAATCAGATAAATGTATCATCAAAACATAAAACTGATGAAAATTTAATGATTGGTTTACCTAAAGTAGTGACCGATGTTGCTTTAGATGAAATAAGAACTAAAAATTGGATTGCCCTTTACACTTACGATAAGCAGAGCTATAATAAAGAAAATGTAATAGGTATTGCTATTGTTGTGCCTACAAAGCATTTTATAAAATCTGGCAAAATACCCGATACCGAAAAACTTTCTAATTCTTATTTTGCAGAACTCTCTTTAAAAAACACTAAAGAATCCATCTCTTATTTTGCTTTAGGATGCTGGGAGTATTCAAACACTCAATTTAAAACTAAAAGTGGTTTTGAAACCTATTTAAATAGCTTTTTAAGAGGTTTAAATGCGGATGTTAGGGTAAATATACTAGATTAA
- a CDS encoding DUF5606 family protein: protein MNLTGLVAVSGKPGLYKLIGQNKSGFILESLDAQKSKLVVNMSTAKLASLEDITIYGDDEDLRLKDVFEAMKAFKGVVPEAKVDGKDLRKFFFEVAPNHDETRVYSSDIKKIVSWFHILKDLPVFTEEEQAVAEVQEVEAVVEEKPQAAKAKEAKPKAEKAAKAPAKKATKKEA from the coding sequence ATGAATTTAACAGGCTTAGTAGCTGTTTCGGGGAAACCGGGATTATACAAATTAATAGGGCAAAACAAATCGGGTTTCATATTAGAAAGCTTAGATGCTCAAAAATCTAAATTAGTTGTTAATATGTCTACAGCTAAATTGGCATCTTTAGAAGATATTACCATTTATGGTGATGATGAAGATTTAAGATTAAAAGACGTTTTTGAGGCTATGAAAGCTTTTAAAGGTGTTGTTCCAGAAGCCAAAGTTGATGGTAAAGACCTTAGAAAATTCTTTTTTGAAGTAGCGCCTAACCATGATGAAACTAGAGTTTACTCTTCTGATATTAAAAAGATAGTATCATGGTTCCATATTTTAAAAGATCTTCCAGTTTTTACAGAAGAAGAACAAGCTGTTGCAGAAGTGCAAGAGGTTGAAGCTGTAGTGGAAGAAAAACCTCAAGCAGCCAAAGCTAAAGAAGCTAAGCCTAAAGCAGAGAAAGCTGCTAAAGCACCTGCTAAAAAAGCAACCAAGAAAGAAGCGTAA
- a CDS encoding L-rhamnose mutarotase: protein MKRYCLALDLKDDPKLIAEYEAWHKKVPPAVTFSIISAGIRDMEIYRTGNRLLMIMEVDDNFSFDKKSKADEKNAKVQDWETLMWDFQQPLPFAKEGEKWVLMDKIFDLK from the coding sequence ATGAAAAGATATTGTTTAGCTCTCGATTTAAAAGACGACCCTAAGTTAATTGCCGAGTATGAGGCATGGCATAAAAAAGTTCCGCCTGCGGTTACTTTCAGTATCATTTCAGCAGGTATTAGAGATATGGAAATCTATAGAACCGGAAACAGGTTATTGATGATTATGGAGGTGGATGACAATTTCTCTTTTGATAAAAAATCAAAAGCTGATGAAAAAAATGCCAAAGTACAAGATTGGGAAACTCTTATGTGGGATTTTCAACAACCTTTGCCTTTTGCAAAAGAAGGAGAGAAATGGGTTTTAATGGATAAGATTTTTGATTTAAAGTAA
- a CDS encoding L-fucose dehydrogenase, with protein MDLGLKDKVIVVSGGAKGIGEGVCRVLAQEGAIPVILGRNQADNQLLADDIAKAGGQAFCVQAELSNPVACEDAIKAVVKAFGRIDGLVNNAGLNDGVGLENGCYEGFVKSLHHSLVHYYLLAHYALPYLKASKGSIVNIGSKTAETGQGNTSGYAAANGGRNALTREWAVELLKYGIRVNAVIVAECWTPQYAKWIETLANAKEKLAEITANIPLENRMTTTLEIANTVAFLMSDKSSHTTGQLIHVDGGYVHLDRALANA; from the coding sequence ATGGATTTAGGATTAAAGGATAAAGTTATTGTTGTATCTGGTGGAGCCAAAGGTATAGGAGAAGGCGTTTGTAGAGTTTTGGCTCAGGAAGGTGCCATTCCTGTTATTTTAGGCAGAAACCAAGCTGATAATCAATTATTAGCAGATGATATTGCTAAAGCAGGAGGGCAAGCATTTTGTGTGCAAGCAGAATTATCAAACCCAGTAGCTTGTGAAGATGCCATTAAAGCAGTTGTAAAAGCCTTTGGCAGGATAGACGGTTTGGTTAATAATGCAGGTTTAAATGATGGTGTAGGTTTGGAAAATGGTTGTTATGAGGGTTTTGTGAAAAGTTTACACCATAGCTTGGTACATTATTATTTACTCGCTCATTATGCTTTACCTTACTTAAAAGCATCTAAAGGTAGTATAGTAAATATTGGTTCTAAAACAGCAGAAACCGGACAAGGTAATACCTCTGGCTATGCAGCAGCAAATGGCGGAAGAAATGCTTTAACCCGCGAATGGGCAGTAGAATTACTAAAATACGGTATTAGGGTTAATGCTGTTATTGTTGCCGAGTGTTGGACACCACAGTATGCTAAATGGATAGAAACTTTAGCAAATGCGAAAGAAAAGTTAGCAGAGATTACAGCTAATATTCCATTAGAAAACAGAATGACAACTACGCTAGAAATTGCGAATACGGTAGCGTTCTTAATGTCAGATAAATCAAGTCATACCACCGGGCAGCTGATTCATGTTGATGGCGGCTACGTACATCTGGATAGGGCTTTGGCTAATGCATAA
- a CDS encoding IclR family transcriptional regulator, translating to MIQVINRAIDILEYVANNPKEPKLMGHIADHLNLNTATCANIIKTLVDRGFLKKAEKEKGYLLGDNFTEIASGSFGYKQLLDRAEPELLLAQQALQENCLIAVLKENKRIILKHHIANQLIQATTADEKNAYDASTGRLLVAMLPDKELAQFIKRFGLPDKSIWPEASSRTQLLEQIAIIKKQGYVLIEDSVQVIGIGTPIYQNGKVVAGFSIYMPAFRFNHETKELMIKTALEAARHISII from the coding sequence ATGATACAAGTGATAAACCGAGCGATAGACATCCTAGAATACGTAGCCAATAACCCCAAAGAGCCAAAATTAATGGGGCATATTGCTGATCACCTAAATTTAAATACCGCAACTTGTGCCAATATCATCAAGACTTTAGTAGACCGCGGCTTTTTAAAAAAAGCCGAAAAAGAAAAAGGCTATTTGCTTGGAGATAATTTTACAGAAATTGCAAGCGGCTCTTTTGGCTACAAACAACTGTTAGATAGAGCAGAACCAGAATTATTGCTTGCCCAACAAGCGCTTCAAGAAAACTGCTTGATAGCTGTATTAAAAGAAAATAAGCGCATTATCTTAAAGCATCATATTGCCAACCAACTGATACAGGCCACAACTGCTGATGAAAAAAATGCTTATGATGCCTCCACCGGCAGGTTATTAGTTGCCATGCTGCCTGATAAGGAACTAGCCCAATTTATTAAACGCTTTGGTTTACCCGATAAATCTATTTGGCCAGAAGCTTCTTCCAGAACACAATTGCTAGAGCAAATAGCCATCATTAAAAAACAAGGCTATGTCTTAATTGAAGATAGTGTGCAAGTTATTGGTATAGGAACACCTATTTACCAAAACGGGAAGGTGGTTGCAGGATTTAGTATTTATATGCCTGCTTTTAGGTTTAACCATGAAACTAAAGAATTAATGATTAAAACTGCCTTAGAAGCCGCTCGTCATATTTCTATAATTTAG
- a CDS encoding peptidylprolyl isomerase, with translation MSKAIIKTEKGDMTVAFYDEDAPNAVANFKKLAQEGFYNGVTFHRVIPDFVVQGGCPFSKDAATAYKAGSGGPGYHIDCELTGGNQYHDRGVLSMAHAGRNTGGSQFFICHSRNNTAHLDRNHTCFGKVVENVDVVDDIRQGDKILSIEIVED, from the coding sequence ATGAGTAAAGCAATCATTAAAACCGAAAAAGGAGATATGACTGTAGCCTTCTATGATGAAGACGCACCAAATGCAGTAGCCAACTTTAAAAAATTAGCACAAGAAGGATTTTACAATGGCGTAACTTTTCACCGTGTTATTCCTGATTTTGTAGTGCAAGGCGGCTGTCCTTTTTCTAAAGACGCTGCAACAGCATATAAAGCTGGAAGTGGTGGTCCGGGTTATCATATAGACTGCGAGTTAACTGGTGGTAACCAATATCATGACCGTGGTGTGTTATCTATGGCGCATGCAGGAAGAAATACTGGTGGTTCTCAGTTTTTTATCTGCCACAGTCGTAACAATACTGCTCATTTAGACCGTAACCATACTTGCTTTGGTAAAGTTGTAGAAAATGTAGACGTTGTTGATGATATTAGACAAGGTGATAAAATTTTAAGCATAGAAATAGTAGAAGATTAA